Within the Setaria viridis chromosome 3, Setaria_viridis_v4.0, whole genome shotgun sequence genome, the region CTGCAACACGTGTCATGGATAATTAATTATGTAGTTAGTACATGGTAGGATGTATATGAGACTTACATCTTCGGAGTTCGTGCGGTACCCTCCCATTAGTTCTAAGTAACTCACACACGTAATATCCACGTACCACAGAgccgggaggttgcttgtggcactgcaaacaAATATAAAAATGATATAGTAATGAGTTGTTATTCATGACAAGTGCTGCAATATGAAAAAACAAAGTGTTTATATTCTTACATATTTAtgatatatattattttcatagctttttgTCCTGTTTGAATTGTGGGATCCCCTGTTGTACGTGCTTTAAGGATATGACAAAAGTTAGTAATATAACTTAGGTACGTATAATATCAACATGCATATGGATTGTCAAcaaatgtcttacttttgtataatgcctatgaaaaccttgtaaaaattatattagaatatatatatatatatatatgataattGTTTGTGCTAAGTTAGTTGACAAGCTTAAAGTGGGACTTGAGTTATATGAAATATTGTTAGTGAAGTATACATTTGAGAATTTTTGTAAAATATAttgaaacttttatgtcaagGTTGTGAACTCACAAAATGACTCCATACCAATTTATACAATTTTTCGGACcatatttagatattattagaaTTTTTTACCAAAAGTTGCAATATAAGTGATAAATATATTAACAAACTTGTAAAATTTCCATGTACTTTCATAATTTGAGCTAAAATGGGACATGTTTCCTTATTGTCATTTTTCTGCAATTTGTAATCTTATTTGTAAAAATTTTAGTTCAAATATCAATAAACATGGTTATAATCATTTAAATCTTAGAAAATTGTAAATCATTTCAAAAAATTTGAAACTCCGACACAACTGCATATACATAGTCTAATAGTAcatgttaaaaatatattgAGATATGTACGATTAAGTTTTTGGCTAGTTATAAACATTTAGCCCTCCCATCAATATAAATGAAATGCATTTGTGGTGACTTAAACACtcgccagcacaaatgcattGTAGTGACGGGTTTTAACGGGGTGGCCACTAGCCACTAGACCCTTTGTGCTAGTTGGTAGCAATCATGCCCACTAGTGCCCAAAAGTCAAGGTGCTTGTGCAAATCATTTATGGCATAGTAGTCCATGGTCATTCACCCACGAAATGTCTCGTGCATTTGCTCGGTAAAAAATTAGgatgtgggcccttcaatccatgggcgAGTCCTTCTGATCCCTTCAATACAACCAATGTTCATCCATCAGTTCACAGTACTTGACTTGTGTTTCTTTGCATTCAGCACGAAAGACATGCCGCTGAGCTGAGGCGGAGGGGCCGGGCCAGCCGTCCTGAGATTTCTCCCACCAAATTTTACTTCTAGCTGGTCCTACAACCACAAATTTAGTCGTACTTGGGGCAGATGGTGTTTTGTATACCTGGTGTCATGCCTTTTGGCTTGAATTGTGATACATTTTACAGAGGTCATCTTTTGATGTGGTGTGGTATGTATCagaaaagaaataaatgtaCAAGATCGCGATGTGGGAACATAATCAGTCAATCAGTGAGGTGTATCATCATTGCCTGGCGATAATACGGCCTCTGATGAATTGCTCTATATCACCTTCCAGAACCAAGTTCAAATCTGATAACTGGATGCCTGTGTTGAGATCATGAACCAGCTTCTGAGGCCCAAATGTGTACCTTCGCGTTTCACGCTTGCACTTGTCCTCTATAGCCTGTTTGGTGATCATCTTCATGTCTAATACTCCCAATTCTCTAGCTATTAAGAGGAGCTTTGCTTTCAACCTACTCGTAGCTTTTAGCTTGTTTGCAAAGTAGCTTCTCTCACCTGTTGAAGGCTAACTTGTTAAATTCCAGTAACAATTCACAGTTGCATGCCAATTCACATTTGCATATGCAGTAGGCTTTTGTTCAGTACCTGAACTTTCAGCAGTGACTCCACTTGGTTTGTGTACAACCCTGACAGCAGCACAATTTCTGCTATCACGCTTCTTATATTCACAAGGTGTGGGGGCGATCTCTATATCATTGTCATCCAAGTGCAGATTAATTGGTCTATCCAAGAACAGGGGAATTACGTCGACTCTAGCTGATAAGGCCTGCAAGCTTTGGTAAATTTTGGGTTAGTCATTCTAATAAATAGCAGCATATGGAAGATAGAATTGTTTGACCATGATACAGCTGTGCACAGTCAACACTACAGTAACAATTATGAAATTGTTAGGCTCGAGCATTACTTTCCATAACTTGAGCAATCTATTGGTTAAATATTAGTAGAGAATCTATgtgctttgtttttttaaaaaacttatATGTGCTTTGTGATAATTGCATGGATAAGACATGTATATAATCTAAACTTTGCACTCAACAGTCCCTGATGATTTCTGATAAAACTAACAAACAAAAACAGAAAGCATAATCACCTGACAAGTGTCAGAATTTTCAAGGGAAGAGTATGTCATTCGATGCATTCCTTTTTCTCCAGAAAGGATGCCAAACATATACTCTGATTCAATCTCCATTGCTGCAGACCGGACATGGCCATTCTTTGAAGGAACCTTCTCAATCAACCCAACCTTGCAACCTTGCTTCCGTGCCCAACTTGTATACATGCAAAAGACCTTCGCTGCCCATAGCTGCAACAGTAAAATatcaaattttatttcaaaagTAAATATCAGAATTTCAAAAGGCTGAAGTTGCCCACATTATAATAAAATATCAACTTATATGTAGTAGTATGAGACTGCTCTAGGTTATTCACATATCTGGAAGAATTTTTTACAAAATGAAGCAACCTCTCATTAGCTTAATTTCTTAGGTGGACTTCAGCAGAATACTGTCGAAGACTAATTTGTAAGAGCAAACAAGGGTAAGATATGCATTCAAAGTAGCAAGGGGAAATTATCACTAAAGCTACATCAGcatttattatatttttatcattaaCCTTCGACCAATAATACACATACCGATCAACTTACCTCAGAAGCAACACCGTCTGATACTGCAGTAACCATAATACAAGCTCCCTCCTTGTCATACGGACCCTTAAGAAGCTTGTGCATCTGGTAGCGATCTAGATACTCGCTAGCATCTACTGAGGATTTgtatgcttgcttaaatagctCACCATTTATGGCATCCATCTCCGATAGTTGACTTATTAACTTTGCCTCTTCAGCCTGCAAAGTATATTCAACAATCACTAGCTAGAAAACAAAATTGCAAATTACTACCGTAGTTTCTATGCATAGAATTAAGACAAAAGAAGTGAAATTGTAAATATACACTAGTTAGCAAAGGGATGTGATGGAGTATACATGGTCTAGCTTATATTCACAAGCCTATAGAAAGCATATTTTGTATGTTCGCAACTTGACAACAAAAACTGTTTGTTTAACAGAAACTTTTGTATAGAAGGCACCTTGAAGCAAAGATCTTTTAGATGGTCGACCACCCTGATGGCATCAGCCAGAGCAGAGAGCGTCTCATGTGACTTAGCAGGATTATCCCACAAATTACGCTTCCGCAGTACTTCTTCCTGTTTAATTCTCCGTGCTTCCTCCAACTCAAGAGCACTGGATGCGGTCATTTCAACCCGAACAACTGCATCTTCAATCCTCTTTTTCAAGGAGTAAAGACCTTAAAACAACAAGCAAACATAGTATTTAGAATTTGAGCTTTTCGGTTTAAAGAACACTACTTTCTGCAGCATGGCTCAGTGTAATGTTGTCCCAACCACTGAACCTTGAtgccaaaagaaaaaattgtGTTCTATGTATATTCAGGACTGCTCTTTACCAGGAAATCAGATGAAATAGGACTTTATTTACAAAGGGCTACTGTTATGTACCTCAACAATCTCTTTACCCAACAAATTAGCTATTTTGCTACCCTTTCTCCTTTCTCAAAGAGGAATTTTGTTaccctttcttctctctccgtTTATCCAATTGACCCGCATTGTACACCGACGATGCGCATAACAAAATTTCAAACCCTTCGACCCACAGCCTAATGGGAAGTGCATCAAGGTGCGAGTGGCTGACTTACCGAGCTCCTTGTAGGATgcagcgccgtcgccgcgcccgtccggcgggagggcggcggtgcggccggcgaggcg harbors:
- the LOC117850434 gene encoding peptide chain release factor PrfB3, chloroplastic isoform X1 encodes the protein MAAAASPAACARASASGARAGGRLAGRTAALPPDGRGDGAASYKELGLYSLKKRIEDAVVRVEMTASSALELEEARRIKQEEVLRKRNLWDNPAKSHETLSALADAIRVVDHLKDLCFKAEEAKLISQLSEMDAINGELFKQAYKSSVDASEYLDRYQMHKLLKGPYDKEGACIMVTAVSDGVASELWAAKVFCMYTSWARKQGCKVGLIEKVPSKNGHVRSAAMEIESEYMFGILSGEKGMHRMTYSSLENSDTCQALSARVDVIPLFLDRPINLHLDDNDIEIAPTPCEYKKRDSRNCAAVRVVHKPSGVTAESSGERSYFANKLKATSRLKAKLLLIARELGVLDMKMITKQAIEDKCKRETRRYTFGPQKLVHDLNTGIQLSDLNLVLEGDIEQFIRGRIIARQ
- the LOC117850434 gene encoding peptide chain release factor PrfB3, chloroplastic isoform X2 is translated as MAAAASPAACARASASGARAGGRLAGRTAALPPDGRGDGAASYKELGLYSLKKRIEDAVVRVEMTASSALELEEARRIKQEEVLRKRNLWDNPAKSHETLSALADAIRVVDHLKDLCFKAEEAKLISQLSEMDAINGELFKQAYKSSVDASEYLDRYQMHKLLKGPYDKEGACIMVTAVSDGVASELWAAKVFCMYTSWARKQGCKVGLIEKVPSKNGHVRSAAMEIESEYMFGILSGEKGMHRMTYSSLENSDTCQLAGLIS